The Miscanthus floridulus cultivar M001 chromosome 17, ASM1932011v1, whole genome shotgun sequence genome has a window encoding:
- the LOC136518199 gene encoding uncharacterized protein encodes MGQVGQPAQQALIGGALPQQGGVAAYHGHQQPPFHAGPDAGHQEGGTVGSSSAAHPSPLVEAGTVHGGGAPAASQQATAMVLDSAPMKAPEQLKEAVPSASEPKGNMLEIPESSEKGAQKNKGKPYCYRCRTKGHTIHECTVVLCCEICYGDHTTKLCPNSKKTNTSAIPCGYAVEGLGFYFIPVVENAKVNVQEKKAVVRVLEGSFTVDQLTVELEKLLPDKKHKWEIETKGTDAFIINFPSPDLLETVVNWGPMDAKAVEGKIRFEKGTDNEVYKREIEKVWVKFRGLPQEFKKFPIIWAVGTILGVPQAVDTIFTKNTGRARMKVAVLDPNLIPDFVDVVIGDYVYELQFAVEDNTLNGEPQLIDMDSTKEGDPKEENPKEGDPKEENLKGGNSKEKMDADGKIGDAEASGNGNGDLPPMVGQHSGPSGAAQLEEIGESTITQSKHVKPSKNPRALLSQSGGDAWKATMLPPQIDSGNLNNKFNSGTASPVRSSKRNASTMDQDSIEKAAKLKAKTNLESELDKDIEHNRLLENAKLREENFVLVEDASTKGSVMGVVIL; translated from the coding sequence ATGGGGCAGGTCGGCCAGCCAGCCCAGCAGGCGCTCATCGGGGGCGCTCTTCCACAGCAAGGAGGTGTGGCGGCTTACCATGGCCACCAGCAGCCGCCATTCCATGCCGGACCAGATGCTGGTCACCAAGAGGGTGGCACAGTCGGCTCATCCTCTGCTGCACACCCGTCTCCTCTGGTGGAGGCCGGTACAGTGCATGGAGGGGGCGCTCCAGCAGCAAGTCAGCAAGCCACCGCGATGGTGCTGGATTCAGCGCCAATGAAGGCTCCAGAGCAACTCAAGGAGGCTGTCCCATCGGCTTCAGAGCCGAAAGGTAATATGTTAGAAATCCCAGAGTCGTCTGAGAAAGGGGCACAAAAAAATAAAGGCAAGCCATATTGCTATCGCTGTCGCACTAAAGGTCATACAATTCATGAGTGCACTGTTGTCCTTTGCTGTGAGATTTGTTATGGAGATCATACGACTAAATTGTGCCCGAATAGTAAAAAAACAAATACAAGTGCTATTCCTTGTGGTTATGCTGTGGAAGGCCTAGGATTCTATTTTATTCCGGTGGTTGAAAATGCAAAAGTAAATGTTCAGGAAAAGAAAGCTGTGGTACGTGTTTTGGAAGGTTCTTTTACTGTTGATCAATTGacagtggaactagaaaagctaCTACCTGACAAGAAACATAAATGGGAAATTGAGACAAAAGGCACTGATGCTTTTATTATTAATTTTCCCTCGCCTGACCTATTGGAAACAGTGGTTAACTGGGGTCCTATGGATGCTAAGGCAGTTGAAGGAAAGATTCGCTTTGAAAAAGGAACTGACAATGAGGTTTATAAACGTGAAATTGAGAAAGTATGGGTGAAGTTCAGAGGACTACCTCAAGAGTTCAAAAAGTTTCCCATTATATGGGCGGTTGGAACTATCTTGGGTGTCCCTCAGGCTGTTGACACTATCTTTACTAAGAACACTGGCAGGGCAAGGATGAAAGTAGCAGTGCTAGACCCAAATCTTATCCCAGATTTTGTGGATGTGGTGATTGGGGACTATGTTTACGAGCTACAGTTTGCAGTTGAAGACAACACCCTCAATGGTGAGCCACAGCTCATCGACATGGACTCTACCAAAGAGGGTGACCCTAAGGAGGAGAATCCCAAGGAAGGAGATCCAAAAGAGGAAAATCTCAAAGGGGGAAACTCTAAGGAAAAAATGGATGCGGATGGAAAAATAGGAGATGCTGAGGCATCCGGCAATGGCAATGGTGACCTGCCACCTATGGTTGGCCAACACAGCGGCCCCAGTGGGGCGGCACAGCTGGAGGAAATAGGGGAGTCTACCATCACCCAGAGTAAGCATGTGAAGCCAAGTAAGAATCCAAGAGCTTTACTTTCTCAGTCTGGAGGGGATGCTTGGAAAGCTACTATGTTGCCACCTCAAATCGACTCTGGGAATCTGAATAATAAATTCAATAGTGGGACAGCTTCACCGGTGAGATCCAGCAAGAGGAATGCCTCAACTATGGATCAGGATTCCATAGAG